A single Microbaculum marinisediminis DNA region contains:
- a CDS encoding UPF0262 family protein: MSASPNRLVAVELDEESIGRGSPDIEHERAVAIYDLLEENHFALNGHDSGPYQLRLSIQEKRLVFDIRDEAGGPVVTHILSLTPFRRIVKDYFLVCESYYQMIRTASPSRIEAVDMGRRGIHNEGSRILTERLEGKIDVDFDTARRLFTLICVLHWKG, translated from the coding sequence ATGAGCGCATCGCCGAACCGGCTGGTCGCGGTGGAGCTCGACGAGGAATCGATCGGCCGGGGCTCTCCCGATATCGAGCATGAGCGGGCGGTCGCCATCTACGACCTCCTCGAGGAAAACCACTTCGCGCTCAACGGCCATGACAGCGGCCCCTATCAGCTCAGGCTGTCGATCCAGGAAAAGCGGCTCGTTTTCGACATTCGCGACGAGGCCGGCGGGCCGGTCGTCACCCATATCCTGTCGCTGACGCCCTTTCGCCGCATCGTGAAGGACTACTTCCTAGTCTGCGAGAGCTACTATCAGATGATCCGTACGGCCAGTCCGAGCCGCATCGAGGCGGTCGACATGGGGCGGCGCGGGATTCACAACGAGGGGTCCCGTATCCTCACCGAGCGGCTTGAGGGCAAGATCGACGTCGATTTCGACACCGCCCGGCGGCTCTTCACCCTGATTTGCGTATTGCACTGGAAGGGCTAG
- a CDS encoding DUF2948 family protein has translation MSKLKLFALDAEDLEVVSAHLQDAVARVGDIAWMPAQKRFVVIVNRFDWAEAGAARDPGHHRRRTALHFERVAAVRRRGIRQDNPDAVLNLLAIRFEETDTPGGSVDLVFSGGAEIRLDVECLEARLSDLGPAWSTASIPAHESSEAPGGPPGGTPGETSGGGA, from the coding sequence ATGAGCAAGCTCAAGCTTTTCGCGCTCGATGCCGAGGATCTCGAGGTCGTTTCCGCGCATTTGCAGGATGCGGTTGCGCGCGTCGGCGATATCGCCTGGATGCCGGCACAGAAGCGTTTCGTGGTGATCGTCAACCGGTTCGACTGGGCCGAGGCCGGCGCCGCGCGCGATCCCGGCCATCACCGTCGCCGCACGGCCCTGCATTTCGAACGGGTCGCGGCGGTGCGCCGTCGCGGCATCCGCCAGGACAATCCCGACGCCGTTCTCAACCTGCTGGCGATTCGCTTCGAGGAAACCGATACGCCCGGTGGATCGGTGGACCTGGTCTTTTCCGGCGGGGCGGAGATCCGCCTCGACGTCGAATGCCTGGAGGCGCGACTGTCGGATCTTGGTCCGGCCTGGTCGACGGCGTCGATTCCCGCGCACGAGTCGTCCGAGGCGCCCGGCGGCCCTCCCGGCGGAACCCCGGGCGAGACGTCGGGCGGCGGCGCGTGA